One region of Heterodontus francisci isolate sHetFra1 unplaced genomic scaffold, sHetFra1.hap1 HAP1_SCAFFOLD_61, whole genome shotgun sequence genomic DNA includes:
- the LOC137363465 gene encoding histone H2A-like: MSGRGKTSGKARAKAKSRSSRAGLQFPVGRVHRLLRKGNYAERVGAGAPVYLAAVLEYLTAEILELAGNAARDNKKTRNILRHLQLAVRNDEELNKLLGGVTIAQGRVLPNIQAVLLPKK; the protein is encoded by the coding sequence atgtctggaagaggaaagaccagcgggaaagctcgagccaaggccaagtctcgctcctcccgggctggactgcagttcccggtgggccgtgttcacaggctcctgagaaagggtaactatgctgagcgtgtgggtgccggagccccggtctatctggctgctgtgctcgagtatctgaccgctgaaatcctcgagctggccgggaacgcagcccgggacaacaagaagacccgcaacatcctcagacacctgcagctggccgtccgcaacgacgaggagctcaacaagctgctgggaggagtgactatcgctcagggcagggtgctgcctaatatccaggccgtgctgctgcccaagaaa